In Deltaproteobacteria bacterium, the sequence AGAAAAGACAGGGCCTGACAATGGTGGAACTTGTCATAACCCTGGCCATCATAGCCCTTCTTGCGACTTTCACGGTCCCCAGCCTGGGGCGGTGGCTTTCTCACTATCGCATCAAAAGCGCCGCCAGGGATGTCGCGTCATGCTTCCGGCTGGCCCAGATGAAGGCGGTGCAGACAAACCAGAACTGCACGGTCCGCTTCGATAAGAGAGCGGGTTTTCCTCAGACAGTCACGGTCATGGATGGTGGGGGAGTTTCTATGCGAACCGTGGACCTGAGCCGGTACAAGGCACAATTCGATACCGGCAGGGGAGGCGGGGATGGATTGGACTTTGTCGATCAGCCCGCGGACAGTTTGATTGACATAACCTTCAACACCCGCGGGATTCCCAGCGATGAACAGGGGAACCCCCTGACCCCACTGGGAGGACAGGACGGCCAACGGGTCTTTCTGAGGAACAGCCGAGGTGAAGGATACTGGGTGGAAGTCACACCTGTTGGGAATGTCAGGTATGACAGGACATAGTAGGGAGAAGCGCAATGAGGAAAGCCGGGCGGTCGGGATCTGAGGGATTCACCCTCCTCGAGGTGGTTGTTGCCATGGTCATTCTGGCCATCGCTTTGCTGGGTCTTGCTGGACTCCAGGTGGTCTCTGTCCAGGGAAACAACCTCGCCAGCCAGATCACCGACGCTACAACACTTGCCCAGGATCAACTGGAGCAGCTTATCGCGACCCCCTTCAGCACTCTCATCGGACTCGGGACTGTAACCAACAGCGTGACGAAAAAAGGCGTAGTCTACAGCGTCCAATACACCGTCATCCCGGACCCTGGAGGGAGCCGGGCCGATGTGACCGTGGCGGTTTCTTGGAGGGACGAGAGAACGTCGGTGGCGGCGGACAACACCCATACAGTCAGAGTCAATTCTGTGATCAGCGAGTTCTATGGAGGCGGTTCATGAGAGTCTTGAGAGACGGGGAGAAGGGATTGAGTCTGATAGAGCTGATGGTCGCCCTGGTGATCGGGGCCATTGTCATTGCCGGTGTCTACCGAACTTTCATGGCTCAACAAAGAACCTTTGTAGTCCAGGAGCAGATCTCTGAGGCGCAGCAGAGCGCGAGGGCCATTATGGATATCATTGCCCGTGACATCCGCATGGCTGGGTTCGGGATGCCGGGCTGGGCCGTAGCCGGTCTAACAAACAGAATCACCATCACGGCCTCCTCGCCGGCCGATTTCACGATCGTCGGTGTGTTCAGCGGCCCCATTGCCACTCTGGCAAGTGCCGCGTCTCTTGGTCAAACCCAGATCACCCTGAACACGATGGGGCAGAATACGACCTTCAACAAGGATGACAACCTGCTCATATTCGAATCCGACAGACCCCTACCTCCGCTGCTTCCGGCGGGGAGCGAACTGAGTGCCCCCTTGAGATACAAGACCGTCGTGGTGTGGACTGCCGTGACCGGCAGCAACCCAACCGTCAGCATCGACGCCGATGGGAGTACTTCTGGTGTCCAGGACGGTCTGGACAGAGATCTCAGGGCCAATGCACTGGTGTACAGGGTTGGAACAGTGCACTACCGGTTGAACGGGACGGACCTTGAAAGGAACGGGAGTGTCCTGGCAAACAATGTCATCAATTTTCAGATCACAGACCAGTACAACCCGGGCCCTCCGCCTGTGCCCGAGACCTTTGGAAAATACCAGATACAGTTGACCGTGCAGACCCGGACCAATGACCCGGATTTTCCCGGAGGATTCCGCACGAGGAGCCTCACCTCCACCATTAGGGCGAGAAATCTTTTTCTCAGCAGTTAGCAATACTTAGGGGGTTGATCATGTCTAGAGCATTTTTCGATCTAAGAAATGAAAGGGGGACAGCCCTTGTCATCGCACTGCTGGTTATGATTACGGCGACGGTGGTCGCCCTTTGTGCAAACTTCACCTCCACCACGGAGCTTGCGATCTCCGGGAATCAACGGCGCTACACCACCGACTTCTTCAAGGCCGACGGTGGCCTGGAGCTCATAAAATCCTATTTTTTTGACAATTTCATCTTTCCGTCGAACGTGGGCGGCCAGAGCAACGTAGGGTCAGATCTTACAGGGGCAGGATACGACAACTCTCCGTTTGTCAACCTCGGACTCGATACGACACAGACAACCGTTACAAAGGTATACGAGGGAAATCCACCCCGTGGAAGGGGCATCAGCGCAACCAAATTCAGAGGGAACTACTACAGGGCGAGATCTGTCATGCCCAACTCTGTGGGTCTTGAAGAGGAGTTCTGTCTGATTTCTCCCAAAGCCAACTGAGATAGAGGTACGCGCAAGAAACACTTCCTTGAAGAGGTCCGGTGTAGGGGTTTAGGGGTTTGTCGTTCCCTTGCCCCCTCCCAGCCCAGCCCTGTTAAAGGCCTGCGATGCCTTATCTCTCATTCCGCAAGCCTCATAGGCCTTTGCCAACTCTTTGCTGATCCTAATGTGATCCTCCTCGGTCAGCCCCTCTATTTTTGACGCCTTTTCCAGGTAGAAGATGGACCGGTCGAAAGCGCCCTTCCGTCCGTAACACTGGCCGAGCATGACCAGGCAGTCGATCCGCTTCGGGCCGTACTCCAGAGCCGCCTCAAACTCTACAATGGCCTTATCTATGAGTTCCATCTCCATATAGGCAATTCCGAGATGATAGTGGGATTCTAGATCTTTTTCCGGCGAAACACTCTGATCCAGAACGACCTCCTGGTGAGTGAAATACGGGTTGCCCGCCGTATGATGGCCGTCGCTTCCGGCGGGCTGAGGGTCTGCCGGTTCTGATTGCAAGGGTTCTTCGAGATCGACGATCTCCTCACTTTCCGAGACCTCCTCTGGCTCGAGATCCTGGGTCTCCGGCAATTCGTCATCCATCAAGGCCTGTTCGAGAACCGATCGCTGTTCCCGGCCATTGATCTCACCCAACCCGGCCTCGCCGAAGTCAGAAGTCTCTTCCTCCATCTGAAAGGAGTCCGCCTGTGCCAATGTCCGATCGATCTCGGCAATCGCACTTCGGGCAAGCTGATCTTCGGGGTTTAGTTTGATGATGTTCTGGTAGAGGACCTTGGCGTTTCCAACAAGCCCCTCTTTCTTGTACAGATCTGCCAACCAGTAGTGGACATCGATCATCTTCGGCCTTACAGTCAGGACCTTCTTGTACATAGAGATGGCACGATAGCTCAGGTCTTCGTCCTTGTACTGTTGGGCCAGCTGGATATACTCTTCTACAGCCCGGTCAAAATTCTTGTTTCTGAGATAGAGGTCCGCAAGCTTGGAGCGAATCCGGATATTCCTCGGGTCGTCTGCAACTAGTTTCTCGTAGTCCGAAATAGCCTTCCGGATCTGTCCCTTCATCAGGGACTTCTGGGCACTTGCCAGGGTCTTCCGCCGATCAAAACCCAAGATGCGACTCTCCTCCCCGAGATCTAACAAGAGATTAGTTAACCCAAAAGTCTCGAAAAGTCAAGGCGATCAACCAGTAAGCCCGATCAGAAAACCGAATCGGCCGACTCAAGACAGGAGCCTCTCGTACCTACAAAAACGCAGGTGGTCGGCTCGTTACCATCAAAACCCGGCCGAGTCCGCCCCACTTGTTCAGAACCACCGAGGGAAGTCTCCCCCTGAGGCGAAGAAAGAGGGCAATAGGGGCACGCAAGGCCTGCCCATGGCCGGAAATAGTCCCGCAGTGGCACACGAGGGTATTCCATTTTCCGGCGTTTTTTGTTATCTCCATACCTGGGGTGGACGAATATCGTCCACAAGGGCGGACCGATATGCTCCTGCTAAACCTATCGGCTGAAAGGAACAAAAGGATAAGGGGGATATGTTTGGTTTTCGGACTGGTTGCTGACAAGGCTCAGCTCGTGTGGTTCAATTCCGCCGGAGAATTGGCACCTAATTTGCTTCAGTGCGGGATTAAGCCTCAGGAGTCCGAGATGGAGAAAATCCTCGAAGAGATGAACGAGGTCCCCGGTGTGCGGGGATCCTTTGTATGCGATCGCAATGGCACCGTCATATGCAGGGATATGCCGGAGAGGTACGGTGACCAGCTTGAGAATATCGGGAGAGAGGTGGTTCAGGTAGTAGCATTGCTGCAAAGCCTGGGAGAAGAAACGGAGGTTCTCGATTTCCTTTTCTCGGATGGTAGAATTTTGGTCAATGGGCTGAGAGATCTCTCTCTGGTCGTCTTCTGTGAACCCGACATAGATGTCTCCATGGTCCGCTTGAAGTCGAATGTCACCTTGGGAGAACTGCGCCGGGACGGCAGATTCAAGAGACACATGCAGAAGGTCTCAAGGGCGAAAAGGGGCCTTCTCGCGCGGGACAAACTCGACGAGTCCTACCAGCAGATTATCAGGAAATTGAAGACTCTGGAAGGATAATTCCATGTCACCTTGCCCAGGGAGGTATGGGGATTTCCAGGGTGGCCTAGAGCAGGATAGGCAGACTCCCCCAGAAGCAGGATACATGCATGGCCGAGGTGTTTAGCGGTGATCTTTCGCAGATACGCCTTCTCGATATTCTCAATCTTTTGATTCGCGAAGGCAAAACGGGGAAGGTTTCCCTGAGAAAGGGTGGCGCCCTGGGGGAGATTTTTGTGGAAAATGGGAAGATTGTCCACGGGTCAGCTGAGTCTTCGTATGGGGAGGAAGCGATCTATCTGATGATGACTTGGACGATCGGAAAATTCAGTTACACTCCGGACGTCCTTCCCGATTCGAGGACCGTAAGCAGGTCAACGGAACAGATCATTTCAGAGGGCGTGGAACGGATGGAGGAGTGGGATCGAATAAGAAAGGCGATCCCGTCCTCAGATGCCGTCTTCAAGCTTTCCTCCCAGAAAGAGAAAGACGAGATCCTCTTGAAGGCAGGGGAATGGAATATTCTTATCCGCATCGACGGCAGGAAGACTGTGCGAGAAATAGCTAGGGAACTCGAGACAAGTGAGATCGAGGCCGCAAGGAGACTCTACCGCCTGTCGGCGTCAGGACTGATAGAGATGGTCGAGGCGGCTGTTCGATCCCCCAAGAGAATCGTGGGGAAGGGCTTTTTCGATATCCTACGACAAGAGCTGACATGGGTTATGGGGCCGATGGCTCCTGTGATCATCGAGGATCAGGTGGCAGACATGGACGAGAAGATCTCTGCTTTCCCAAGGAGCAGGGCTGCCGAACTGGTCGAGGCGGTCAGTATGGATATCTCGGACGAGGCAAAGCGGATCGATTTTCAGAAAAAGATGTTGGAAATTCTCAAAAAGATATGATGGGGAGTCGTTACGATGGCGGACAAACGGGTCCGGGGTATGGGACTTCTTTCCAAGTTGATGATAGCGGTCTTGGTTCCTATTGTGATCTCCTTTGGGGTAATCGGCTATGTCTATTTGGACCACATGAATGAGATGGTCTCGTCCACGAGCCAAGAGATGCAGAACATGCATGCCTCGGTTGCCAGGGAGATGGATCGCATGACTTCCGTTGCCATCCGGGAGGGGGTCGAGAGACTGAACAGCCTGGGGGAGCGGATGATTCGGGAGAAGGCCAAGGATGTGGCCTATCAGATAGAGATATTCCTGAAGGCTCATCCGAAGTTGAAGATATCGGCCATGCGTGCAAACAGTGAACTCCGGAGAATTGCCGTCCAGCCTGTCGGGAAAACGGGTTATACTGCGGTCCACGACAGTAAAGGGATCAACCAATTCCACAAGAACCCGAAAATAGTGGGGATGAATCTCAGCAAGCTGTCCGGGAAGTATCCGGACTTTTGGAGAATTCTCGAAAGGAGCCTTAGCGGAGATTCCTATGGTTACTACAATTGGCCGGAGGCCGACGGTACGGTAAGGTCCAAGTATATGTACATCGCCCCTGTCAGAGGAACGGATCTCCGAGTTGCTGCCACGACCTATATCGATGAATTTTCGGCCCCGGCCAGACAGATAAAGGAGAAGCTCGAGGCAATCCACGACAGAACAGAAAGGGAACTCCGGTTGAGAGCCGACAGGACTCTTGAACGGTTCAGATCCACTTCCCAAGAAACGCTCCGCGTGTTCCTTGTCGTAATGGCCGTCTCTCTCGTAGTGGTTATCCTTCTCACCTACTGGTTTTCAAGGAGCCTTATTCGTCCGATTATCCATCTGACCCGAGTAGCCAACAGGATCAGCATGGGCGATCTGGAGACCCGGGTGGAGATTACCTCCCGTGATGAAGTGGGTCTTCTGGCTGAATCCTTCAGCAGGATGCAGGAGAGTCTGAGGGCCGCCATAGGAAGACTCAAGAAGCGACGGCTCCAACCATAAGCTAATAGAGCGAACCGGAATGGCACAATCTCTCAAAAAGGTTCTGATTGTTGACGATGAAGAGACCCTTACATGGAGCATGTCAAAGAGTCTCTCCAGAGACCGTGACAAGTACACCATCCTCATCGCGAATACAGGCAGGGAAGCTCTGGAGATATTAGAAAAGAACGAGGTCGGTCTCGTAATCACGGACATCCGTTTGCCGGACATAAATGGCCTTGATCTCCTGACCACCATAAAGAACGACTACCCGGACACAAAAGTCATAATCATGACGGCCTATGGATCCTCGGATATTCAAAAGGAAGCCAACAAAAGGGGATCCCTCTACTACATTGAAAAACCCTTTGAGATAGTGGACATCCGAAAACTGATCCTCGATATTCTATGGAAAAAAAGAGGATTCGAGGGTAACGTCTTCGATCTCCAGCTTACCGACATTATTCAGTTGAACTGCCTCTGCAGAATTACTGCGGCCTTGAAGGTGAAAAGGGGGGAACAGGAGGGGGTGATCTACTTTAGTGACGGGGAGATCGTCCATGCCGAGTGTGACGGGCAGATCGGAAAGGAGGCCCTCCATAGGATTCTCAAATGGAGGGAGGGCAAGTTTGATCACGAGAGGGCGATAACCCCGCCTCAGCAGACGATCTTCCAGAGTTGGGAACACCTACTTGTAGAGGGAATGCGCAACAGGGATGAACAGTCGTCTTCCGCTTCTCCAGCTCCTGAGATGGAACCCGGCCTCGACTCTCCTCCGGAAGGCGATCAGCGGGCTCTACATGCAGAAGCTGAGGATCACGAGAGTGACGAAAAGCCCATGGAGGAGGCGGTGAGATCGATCATCCGGGTTGCCGGATGCGAAGGAACGCTGATTGTTTCAGAAGATGGTATGGTACTTGCTCAGAGGGATATCAAGAACGCGGCGAAAGAGGGGGTTATGGTCGCTTTTCTCGGGGTTCTTTCCAATCGGATGAGCAGAGTTCTTGGGACTGGAGAACTCCAAAGCATTCTTGTGGGACGGAAGAAGAAAAAGGCCATCTTGAAAAACACGCCTTACTACTTTGAGGTTCAGCTGAAGGAGGGGGTTGGGTTCGACGACGTGGGCCCGTCTCTGTGGAAGACGGTACGGGATTTCAAAGAGAGCTATGGCAGGAGTGTCTGAGATCTCGTGGGAGGCGGGCAATGGAGATGTTCCCTCCCGGGTTCCGACGCCCCTGACCGGTCCAGGAACCGAAACAGAATTACGAGCACATATGGATATTATTCTTACAGAAGAACATGTCAGGAGAATAGATGCTTGCCTGAACAAGGTGCTCAATAAGTCCGCGGCAGTGAGCGCTTTTCTCATCGATCGTTCGGGCCAGCTTATCGCCAACTGCGGAAGTCCTTCCACGCTGGATGTGTCTGCTTTTTCCGCTTTAACGGCGGCGAATTTCGGGGCCACTTCGGAGATTGCAAAACTGCTTGGAGAGGAGGAATTCAATCTTCTCTTTCACAAGGGACAGAATGAGAATGTCTATTTTTCTCTGGTCGGTGATAACATGATTATCGTTGTTGTCTTCGACGATCGAACCACGGTGGGACTGGTCCGGCTCAGCATCAGCATGGTCATGGAAGACCTTTTGGAGATTCTGAACCCTATCTATAAGAATGGGGAGTAACCGAGTTTATGCCGTTCATAAACTTCAGTAAAGACGAGATCCAATGCAAGATCGTTTACTATGGTTGCGGTTTTTGTGGGAAGACCACGAACCTCTTGTACATCTATAAGAAGACGCAGGAAGACGTCCGGGGAAGAATGGTCTCCATCGATACGGACGGGGACCGAACGATTTTCTTCGATTTTCTTTCCCTGAACCTGGGTAAGATACGGGGCTTTGACATCCGAGTTCAGCTCTATACTGTTCCAGGACAGGTCCATTATGATGCCACAAGAAAACTCGTTTTGAAGGGCGTGGACGGGGTCGTCTTCGTGGGTGATTCTCTGAAGACCCAGCGGGAAAAGAACATCGAAAGCCTTATCAATCTCGCCAAGAATCTGGCTGAGAAACGGCTCAGCATACGGACGATTCCCCTTGTCATGCAGTATAACAAGAGGGATCTGGAGGCAGAAGGTGCCGAGATCCTGTCAGTGGAGACAATGCAGAAGGATCTGAACTCCATGTTGAAGGCTCCCTACTTCACGGCGAGTGCCCTTACGGGTCAGGGGGTGTTCGAGACCCTGAGGGAGATCAGCAAGCTGGTCGTAAAAGATGTCAGTAAGAAGATACTTCTCAACGGGAGAGGTAAACCTGTCACGGGGACCGGAGGGATCTGATCAGGGCTGAAGGGATGATCCATGGGTGAACGGGATATCAAAGAGGACGAACTGGCAGGACTGGATCAGGAGATAGACCAAGCCATCGATAGTCTCTTCGTGGAAAAGGGCGGAGAGGAGCAAGGGCCCCGGTCACCTTCCACGCCGAGCACCTCGAGTGAGCCTTCAGGACCCGTGAAGTTGGATGCGGTACCCCCGGAACCCGCGGTGATGCCCTCCGGTGAGGGACCCGAGGAAGGCGGGGAAACACTGGAACAGGACTTCTCGAGTCAGGAGAACGGTCAGGTCCTGGAGACCGAGCAAGGGCTGGATCAGGAGATAGACCAAGCCATCGACACTCTCTTCGTGGAAAAGGGCGGAGAGGAGCAAGGGCCCAAGTCGTCGATGCTCGATGGCGGGGTAGGGCACGATGGCGAGGTTCCCC encodes:
- a CDS encoding prepilin-type N-terminal cleavage/methylation domain-containing protein encodes the protein MTVGRYVKKRQGLTMVELVITLAIIALLATFTVPSLGRWLSHYRIKSAARDVASCFRLAQMKAVQTNQNCTVRFDKRAGFPQTVTVMDGGGVSMRTVDLSRYKAQFDTGRGGGDGLDFVDQPADSLIDITFNTRGIPSDEQGNPLTPLGGQDGQRVFLRNSRGEGYWVEVTPVGNVRYDRT
- a CDS encoding roadblock/LC7 domain-containing protein; the encoded protein is MDIILTEEHVRRIDACLNKVLNKSAAVSAFLIDRSGQLIANCGSPSTLDVSAFSALTAANFGATSEIAKLLGEEEFNLLFHKGQNENVYFSLVGDNMIIVVVFDDRTTVGLVRLSISMVMEDLLEILNPIYKNGE
- a CDS encoding response regulator gives rise to the protein MAQSLKKVLIVDDEETLTWSMSKSLSRDRDKYTILIANTGREALEILEKNEVGLVITDIRLPDINGLDLLTTIKNDYPDTKVIIMTAYGSSDIQKEANKRGSLYYIEKPFEIVDIRKLILDILWKKRGFEGNVFDLQLTDIIQLNCLCRITAALKVKRGEQEGVIYFSDGEIVHAECDGQIGKEALHRILKWREGKFDHERAITPPQQTIFQSWEHLLVEGMRNRDEQSSSASPAPEMEPGLDSPPEGDQRALHAEAEDHESDEKPMEEAVRSIIRVAGCEGTLIVSEDGMVLAQRDIKNAAKEGVMVAFLGVLSNRMSRVLGTGELQSILVGRKKKKAILKNTPYYFEVQLKEGVGFDDVGPSLWKTVRDFKESYGRSV
- a CDS encoding DUF4388 domain-containing protein, coding for MAEVFSGDLSQIRLLDILNLLIREGKTGKVSLRKGGALGEIFVENGKIVHGSAESSYGEEAIYLMMTWTIGKFSYTPDVLPDSRTVSRSTEQIISEGVERMEEWDRIRKAIPSSDAVFKLSSQKEKDEILLKAGEWNILIRIDGRKTVREIARELETSEIEAARRLYRLSASGLIEMVEAAVRSPKRIVGKGFFDILRQELTWVMGPMAPVIIEDQVADMDEKISAFPRSRAAELVEAVSMDISDEAKRIDFQKKMLEILKKI
- a CDS encoding roadblock/LC7 domain-containing protein translates to MEKILEEMNEVPGVRGSFVCDRNGTVICRDMPERYGDQLENIGREVVQVVALLQSLGEETEVLDFLFSDGRILVNGLRDLSLVVFCEPDIDVSMVRLKSNVTLGELRRDGRFKRHMQKVSRAKRGLLARDKLDESYQQIIRKLKTLEG
- a CDS encoding pilus assembly PilX N-terminal domain-containing protein, producing the protein MSRAFFDLRNERGTALVIALLVMITATVVALCANFTSTTELAISGNQRRYTTDFFKADGGLELIKSYFFDNFIFPSNVGGQSNVGSDLTGAGYDNSPFVNLGLDTTQTTVTKVYEGNPPRGRGISATKFRGNYYRARSVMPNSVGLEEEFCLISPKAN
- a CDS encoding HAMP domain-containing protein; the encoded protein is MADKRVRGMGLLSKLMIAVLVPIVISFGVIGYVYLDHMNEMVSSTSQEMQNMHASVAREMDRMTSVAIREGVERLNSLGERMIREKAKDVAYQIEIFLKAHPKLKISAMRANSELRRIAVQPVGKTGYTAVHDSKGINQFHKNPKIVGMNLSKLSGKYPDFWRILERSLSGDSYGYYNWPEADGTVRSKYMYIAPVRGTDLRVAATTYIDEFSAPARQIKEKLEAIHDRTERELRLRADRTLERFRSTSQETLRVFLVVMAVSLVVVILLTYWFSRSLIRPIIHLTRVANRISMGDLETRVEITSRDEVGLLAESFSRMQESLRAAIGRLKKRRLQP
- a CDS encoding prepilin-type N-terminal cleavage/methylation domain-containing protein; its protein translation is MRKAGRSGSEGFTLLEVVVAMVILAIALLGLAGLQVVSVQGNNLASQITDATTLAQDQLEQLIATPFSTLIGLGTVTNSVTKKGVVYSVQYTVIPDPGGSRADVTVAVSWRDERTSVAADNTHTVRVNSVISEFYGGGS
- a CDS encoding prepilin-type N-terminal cleavage/methylation domain-containing protein, which produces MRVLRDGEKGLSLIELMVALVIGAIVIAGVYRTFMAQQRTFVVQEQISEAQQSARAIMDIIARDIRMAGFGMPGWAVAGLTNRITITASSPADFTIVGVFSGPIATLASAASLGQTQITLNTMGQNTTFNKDDNLLIFESDRPLPPLLPAGSELSAPLRYKTVVVWTAVTGSNPTVSIDADGSTSGVQDGLDRDLRANALVYRVGTVHYRLNGTDLERNGSVLANNVINFQITDQYNPGPPPVPETFGKYQIQLTVQTRTNDPDFPGGFRTRSLTSTIRARNLFLSS
- a CDS encoding tetratricopeptide repeat protein, which gives rise to MGFDRRKTLASAQKSLMKGQIRKAISDYEKLVADDPRNIRIRSKLADLYLRNKNFDRAVEEYIQLAQQYKDEDLSYRAISMYKKVLTVRPKMIDVHYWLADLYKKEGLVGNAKVLYQNIIKLNPEDQLARSAIAEIDRTLAQADSFQMEEETSDFGEAGLGEINGREQRSVLEQALMDDELPETQDLEPEEVSESEEIVDLEEPLQSEPADPQPAGSDGHHTAGNPYFTHQEVVLDQSVSPEKDLESHYHLGIAYMEMELIDKAIVEFEAALEYGPKRIDCLVMLGQCYGRKGAFDRSIFYLEKASKIEGLTEEDHIRISKELAKAYEACGMRDKASQAFNRAGLGGGKGTTNP
- a CDS encoding GTPase domain-containing protein; its protein translation is MPFINFSKDEIQCKIVYYGCGFCGKTTNLLYIYKKTQEDVRGRMVSIDTDGDRTIFFDFLSLNLGKIRGFDIRVQLYTVPGQVHYDATRKLVLKGVDGVVFVGDSLKTQREKNIESLINLAKNLAEKRLSIRTIPLVMQYNKRDLEAEGAEILSVETMQKDLNSMLKAPYFTASALTGQGVFETLREISKLVVKDVSKKILLNGRGKPVTGTGGI